A single genomic interval of Vibrio maritimus harbors:
- a CDS encoding VCBS domain-containing protein: MTEKKRSSGSENKTELSRNVSKRPNEAKLKKKQREKRRLFNTLRYQVGIPPTLALILPSLAKASDDTSNDLGIAESDAHSQKTVNSQENTQEVESAPSSNVSNEHHELVAESEKKEIEQKHVLPSARLALHHYPMHAYTSHHIVDRPDVITPFVVSTDTIEQPEKEHKPNSSNEKLEQTDTEHPPVLSTEKNEHRDKGSKSRHHNSEPQLSEQSHDVKEDDVVFHGQMVATDADGDTLTYAISTPIDGLSFNSDGSYSFDPSHASYQHLAQGQMDVIQTTVTVTDSAGGTHSEVLQFQITGTNDVAKITGQFSGTLTEDHNVDSSGLMHVHGKVDVVDVDQGESHTLSEVLQGKFGVLDIDSDGHWHYQVDNSLPAIQQLSSGNSITEQIAIHTVDGTSQLIEIVIGGTSDSAIISGIDSGSVKEDLNVVNGSVKTSGDLSISDSDQGQNHFLSQALIGKFGTLTIDANGHWQYEANNQQTALQELAKGSHLNESFTVSSVDGTHHNVDIQIDGTNDLPMMAGQSQSVKEDGAVFHGQMVATDVDHDLLTYSISNPVDGLTFNPDGSYTFDPSHASYQHLAKGDTQVVTTKVTVTDSAGGSHREELKFTITGTNDLPVMAGQSQSVKEDGAVFHGQMVATDVDHDLLTYTTSHPIDGLTFNPDGSYTFDPSHASYQHLAKGDTQVVTTTVTVTDTAGGSHREELKFTITGTNDLPVMAGQSQSVKEDGAVFHGQMVATDVDQDLLTYSVSHPIDGLTFNPDGSYSFDPSHASYQHLAKGDTQVVTSMVTVTDTAGGAHREELKFTITGTNDLPVMAGQSQSVKEDGAVFQGQMVATDVDHDLLTYSTSHPIDGLTFNPDGSYTFDPSHASYQYLAKGDTQVVNTMVTVTDSAGGSHREELKFTISGTNDLPVMAGQSQSVKEDGAVFQGQMVATDVDHDLLTYSTSHPIDGLTFNPDGSYTFDPSHASYQHLAKGDTQVVTTMVTVTDTAGGSHREELKFTITGTNDLPVMAGQSQSVKEDGAVFHGQMVATDVDHDLLTYSISNPIDGLTFNPDGSYTFYPRHASYQHIGSGDSEVVKTVVTVTDSAGGQSQQELSFTVHGTNDAPNVSSSVTLPTGDEDKPYLIQASSLLSNVTDVDTNDLGKLMVANLEALKPDSTPAGTITDNHDGTFTYTPEANYNGSVHFYYQVKDAHGGVMLDHASTSLNAVADNAQISYAATDQHHSGVTEDRGYIDTHDKLHFEGKLDIVDPDKGEAEFDINYGPQTYTGIGYDTKLGGHILLMRDGRYVYTIRDHQPQVQSLNEGEVLTDQCVVRAKDGTTFTIEVNIHGTNDAPTLSAQTQSVVEDGSRLTGQMQGQDIDHGATLKYSIAHAVDGLTFNTDGSYSFDPSHASYQQLKDGEHKVITIPVTVTDEHGASSTQNLTINLQGKGDAAVIGGVDTGDVYENQAGQDKSPDYAQPGIGVIGQDALTVKGKLTISDPDTGESVFDPNGGTFSYSGKYGHLMLLSDGRWSYGVAAGTHDWYRGNVKTNVGSAIDQLGQGETLTDTITVHSKDGTTHDIVITIHGDNDAPYVSSEVALHSGKEDVSQTFTKAELLTNAVDVDNNDSGLMTVANLLADHGSIRDNHDGTYTYTPELNYHGKVHFSYDINDAHGGSTPTGASFDLASANDASVLAAGQESGTVTEDHLRSGTTGQLWSGWTNLDVTDVDGASEAEIAFIEVNGVQHAVPADFAMSLTGNHGYFSTTHSTDGHNKWSYTADNTSSEIQGLKTGQQLQDTMVLITKDGTRIPVTATIQGQDDHVIIDTPDALTAAIGTAVEDIKTTVVGMLQAHDLDKGDDVSFELAGSASSQAGSYGTFYVDRSGHWHYDLDASKVDSLRSGDGKAEAFNIVAISSDGSRATQKVEILVQGTDDAAIITGQSTGSVTEDVHVQGDARHTVFTGGVLNVKDPDIGQRGFHHTLNAHAISDPYGGSLSIDKAGGWIYSVPNGNLQHLAQGETEHVQYQVQTLGGDTHVITVDIVGTNDKPTLTAQTQTVNEDGSLLNGQMQGSDTDHGATLTYSIAQSVDGLIFNADGSYTFDPTNASYDHLAKGQTQTLTIPVTVTDEHGAGTTQNLEIVITGSNDAAKVSGVDTGDVRENQAGQDMSPDYAQPGMSKISHDALYASGQLSIVDPDTDEAKFDTKGGIYSYHGQYGHLLLREDGHWDYKVAAGQTDWLRQGASTTVGTTIDKLGAGETLTDTITIQTKDGTSHDIVITIHGDNDAPYVSGEVLLHTGKEDLPQIITSAELLANSIDVDHNDQGQLTIANLVADHGSILDNQDGTYTFTPDRDYNGQVHFNYDVVDAHGGTTHTGATTTLAAVDDKTTISSVDHGVATEDVATHMSTNVNIMDAVDWQALQITDVDSPNTQVKVEFAGQQYTWDLGSDLDVTTPYGKFQFHTLVSGPHAGEHSWSYIGDNSNVHVQELKHGESLTESIKLIATDGTEFPITVQVSGTEDGVVIDSKSELGHVVENAQTGASVAGTVTAHDTDLHDSVSWTATPAGGVSGQYGSFHLSADGQWHYDVDQSKATKLGDGDEYWEHFTIEAVSTDGSKVSQSVSVVVRGNNDAPVVSGEVTLPSSKEDSSIHITQAQLIANATDVDSNDRGWLHVQNITADHGSITSNSDGSFTFAPDPNYNGLVHFTYDIADKHGGITHTGANATLVAVNDNATFTGDSANLVEDTNLQHNSRIAGSTTIQDALLCRGSLVISDVDGQGEAALDLKGQQQISQDGTYGHFLIKPDGTWVYTADNSDSNIQDLDNGQTLTDSIEITSIDGTKHSISVTISGSTDKPTIHSFTDSGVQNTGPIEGNLISGVGTSQGTAAAATDSDSNAHLVLQDIQIKDPVSGNYVAVTPGHPHAIAGIGTLAIEANGHYIFTPEAGFTGKVPSMVYRVGDDGGTPVNDSSQNTLSIEVKPPVQHAPTVTPQTVTSDEDQSHIFTVAEFGYQDADHDALNHITITQLPSHGLLTLNGVVVTANQQVSKADLDAGHLAFTPIHNQSGANYAHFEFRANDGHQDSTSVSMSIDVNAINDAPVLHITPVTPITGQLTNTDPDIGDVHHYSVASSIGRFGQLTLDPDTGDYKYVPSGQLLGMQYHSSGNQYTAKDTFEVTVTDGAGATSTRYMTFDLNGNMTAPTIQGQRPGISVHVTGLPTVTTTMPSHGSSVSQPANRVSIDLVAASDSGQSHTDNVTNQTTPTIAGHTDIPFSEVKLYDGAHAVGSGYSDAQGNYQISTTALTNGVHNLSARALAPNDLVPAVSTLLPVRIDTQPPRPALTVETIATDDVINAHESQGTVTITGSVSGDAQQGDVVTLRVAGHSYSGTVDGSHHYHVDVPGSELAQTTTVHASITSSDLAGNVGTASVDHHIDVDTTVASPSISFESPGPDKLYSKAEIARGAAGTVTATVHAAADAKVGEHLNINGVDHVLDANAIQHGIQLEVAPNTVVKAVMTDEHGNVNSALNVSAGAKPEPIVVTAPSGSHHISANLGVPTLMPSQTPVPTSQQGWKILVGGHYQTSYTSQWGTLSIDPQTGHLSYQEHANVHTGPHGSAQNVGVHEDHFQIALQGSHHDDVVLHVQVSILSHGPGHSGKLTLGSEVLDMTVTPVLPHTSPPPPPPPPKDAYDEPEPDLLNENPHELTIMAELGIGHHKDGDDTPIEKHTAASTYMEQLGIGKQDAHTDSSSTDLPDDIDIVFNDADQHDTKFDHHEDASHHGEHSGLEHLQDTGSEHHDVDDPTLPDDPTR; the protein is encoded by the coding sequence ATGACTGAAAAAAAGCGAAGCAGTGGAAGCGAGAATAAAACCGAGTTGTCGAGAAATGTTTCAAAGCGTCCCAATGAAGCTAAGCTCAAGAAGAAGCAGCGGGAAAAGCGGAGACTTTTTAATACGTTAAGATATCAGGTGGGTATTCCGCCGACACTTGCCCTTATATTACCTTCTCTTGCCAAAGCCAGCGATGATACGAGTAATGACTTAGGTATTGCTGAAAGTGATGCTCATTCGCAAAAAACAGTTAACTCTCAAGAGAATACACAAGAGGTCGAATCAGCTCCTAGTTCCAACGTTTCTAACGAACATCATGAGTTAGTTGCGGAAAGCGAAAAAAAAGAAATCGAGCAAAAGCATGTATTGCCGAGTGCGCGTCTTGCCCTTCATCATTATCCGATGCATGCCTACACATCACACCATATCGTCGATCGCCCTGATGTAATTACACCGTTCGTTGTTTCCACCGACACAATAGAGCAGCCTGAGAAAGAACATAAACCTAATTCATCCAACGAGAAACTGGAACAAACTGATACCGAACATCCCCCTGTTTTGTCCACTGAAAAAAACGAACATCGAGATAAAGGCTCTAAATCGCGTCATCACAATTCAGAACCGCAATTGTCGGAACAGTCTCATGACGTCAAAGAAGATGATGTAGTCTTCCATGGACAGATGGTTGCAACCGATGCCGATGGAGACACGCTGACCTACGCAATATCAACCCCAATCGATGGCTTGTCGTTCAATTCTGATGGCAGCTATAGCTTTGACCCGAGTCATGCCTCTTATCAGCATTTAGCGCAAGGGCAGATGGACGTGATCCAAACCACAGTGACGGTCACTGACAGTGCTGGCGGTACGCACAGTGAAGTACTGCAGTTTCAAATCACGGGTACCAATGACGTCGCCAAAATAACAGGGCAATTCAGTGGCACCCTAACAGAAGACCATAATGTTGATAGTTCTGGTTTAATGCATGTCCATGGAAAGGTGGATGTGGTCGATGTCGATCAGGGAGAGTCTCATACACTGTCTGAGGTCCTTCAGGGTAAATTCGGTGTTCTAGATATAGATTCAGACGGGCATTGGCACTATCAAGTAGACAATTCTCTGCCTGCAATTCAACAGCTTTCTTCCGGCAATAGCATCACAGAGCAAATCGCAATCCACACGGTAGATGGAACCAGTCAACTTATAGAAATTGTTATTGGAGGCACGTCAGATTCCGCGATCATTTCCGGTATAGATTCAGGTTCGGTAAAAGAAGACCTGAATGTCGTAAACGGGAGTGTTAAAACGTCTGGAGATTTATCTATATCAGATAGTGATCAAGGTCAGAATCACTTCCTATCTCAAGCTTTGATAGGAAAATTTGGCACCTTGACTATCGATGCGAATGGTCATTGGCAATATGAAGCCAATAATCAACAAACGGCACTGCAAGAATTGGCTAAAGGGTCTCATCTAAATGAATCCTTTACTGTCTCTTCGGTAGACGGTACTCATCACAATGTAGACATTCAGATAGATGGCACAAACGATTTGCCAATGATGGCAGGGCAATCGCAGTCGGTGAAAGAAGACGGAGCCGTGTTCCATGGTCAAATGGTAGCAACCGATGTTGACCATGATTTACTGACTTATTCAATCTCCAATCCAGTCGATGGCCTGACATTCAACCCAGACGGTAGCTATACGTTTGACCCAAGCCACGCTTCCTATCAGCATTTGGCAAAAGGTGACACCCAAGTTGTGACCACCAAGGTCACTGTGACGGATTCGGCTGGGGGCTCGCATCGAGAGGAGCTTAAGTTCACCATCACAGGCACCAACGATTTACCAGTAATGGCTGGCCAATCACAATCCGTGAAAGAAGATGGCGCAGTGTTCCACGGTCAAATGGTAGCAACCGACGTTGACCACGACTTGCTCACTTACACCACCTCACATCCGATTGATGGTCTGACATTCAACCCAGACGGTAGCTATACGTTCGATCCAAGTCATGCGTCATATCAGCATTTGGCAAAAGGTGACACTCAAGTTGTTACTACTACAGTTACTGTAACCGATACCGCTGGCGGTTCGCATCGAGAAGAGCTCAAATTCACCATCACAGGCACCAATGATTTACCGGTGATGGCAGGGCAATCGCAGTCGGTGAAAGAAGATGGTGCAGTGTTCCATGGCCAGATGGTAGCAACCGATGTTGACCAAGATTTACTGACGTACTCAGTCTCACATCCAATTGACGGCCTGACGTTCAACCCTGATGGCAGCTATTCGTTCGATCCAAGCCACGCGTCGTATCAGCATTTGGCAAAAGGTGACACTCAAGTCGTGACCTCCATGGTGACTGTGACGGACACCGCTGGCGGTGCGCACCGAGAAGAACTCAAATTCACCATCACAGGCACCAATGATTTGCCGGTGATGGCAGGCCAATCGCAGTCGGTGAAAGAAGATGGCGCAGTCTTCCAAGGCCAGATGGTAGCAACCGATGTTGACCATGACTTACTGACGTACTCAACCTCACATCCAATAGATGGCCTGACGTTCAACCCAGATGGCAGCTATACGTTCGATCCAAGTCATGCGTCGTACCAGTATTTGGCAAAAGGTGACACCCAAGTTGTGAACACCATGGTGACGGTGACCGACAGCGCTGGTGGTTCGCATCGAGAAGAGCTCAAGTTTACCATTTCAGGCACTAATGATTTGCCAGTGATGGCAGGCCAATCGCAGTCGGTGAAAGAAGATGGCGCAGTCTTCCAAGGCCAGATGGTAGCAACCGATGTTGACCATGACTTACTGACGTACTCAACCTCACATCCAATAGATGGCCTGACGTTCAACCCAGATGGCAGCTATACGTTCGATCCAAGTCATGCGTCTTACCAGCATTTGGCAAAAGGTGACACCCAAGTTGTGACCACCATGGTGACGGTGACCGACACCGCTGGTGGTTCGCACCGAGAAGAACTCAAGTTCACCATCACAGGCACCAATGATTTGCCGGTGATGGCAGGCCAATCGCAATCAGTGAAAGAAGATGGCGCAGTCTTCCATGGCCAGATGGTAGCAACCGATGTTGATCATGACTTACTGACGTACTCGATCTCAAATCCGATTGATGGCCTGACGTTCAATCCAGATGGAAGCTATACGTTCTATCCAAGACATGCCTCTTATCAACATATCGGCTCTGGCGATAGTGAGGTGGTTAAGACTGTTGTTACAGTAACGGATTCTGCTGGAGGGCAAAGCCAGCAAGAGTTGTCATTTACAGTGCATGGAACCAATGATGCTCCGAATGTTTCCTCTAGTGTGACCCTACCAACAGGCGATGAGGATAAGCCGTATCTTATCCAAGCATCGAGTCTTCTTTCAAACGTTACGGATGTAGATACCAATGACTTAGGCAAATTGATGGTCGCTAATCTCGAAGCGCTTAAGCCTGACAGCACCCCAGCGGGAACTATTACAGATAATCACGACGGTACGTTTACCTATACCCCAGAGGCTAACTACAACGGTTCCGTTCACTTTTATTATCAAGTTAAAGACGCTCATGGTGGCGTGATGCTCGATCATGCGAGCACGTCTTTAAATGCGGTAGCGGATAATGCACAGATTAGCTACGCCGCGACCGATCAGCATCACTCTGGTGTAACTGAAGATAGAGGTTACATAGACACGCACGACAAGCTGCATTTTGAGGGCAAGCTGGATATTGTCGACCCAGATAAAGGTGAAGCAGAATTCGATATTAACTACGGACCGCAGACGTATACCGGTATTGGCTATGACACCAAGTTAGGTGGACATATCTTACTGATGCGTGATGGGCGTTATGTTTACACTATTCGAGATCACCAGCCTCAGGTACAGTCTCTAAATGAAGGCGAGGTGCTCACTGATCAGTGCGTAGTTCGAGCAAAAGACGGTACCACGTTCACCATTGAAGTGAACATACATGGTACCAATGATGCACCAACGCTAAGTGCTCAAACCCAGTCTGTAGTTGAAGACGGTAGCCGTCTAACTGGACAGATGCAGGGGCAGGATATCGACCATGGTGCGACGCTCAAATATTCCATCGCTCATGCTGTGGATGGACTGACATTCAATACCGATGGCAGTTATTCCTTTGATCCTTCTCATGCGAGCTATCAACAGCTCAAAGACGGTGAGCATAAAGTCATTACCATTCCTGTCACTGTAACCGATGAACATGGCGCAAGTTCGACGCAAAACTTGACCATAAATCTTCAAGGCAAAGGAGACGCAGCGGTTATTGGCGGTGTGGATACGGGGGATGTTTATGAGAATCAAGCGGGACAAGACAAATCTCCTGATTATGCTCAGCCTGGGATCGGAGTCATTGGCCAAGATGCATTAACGGTAAAAGGCAAGCTCACTATTTCTGATCCCGATACGGGTGAAAGTGTCTTTGATCCAAATGGAGGCACTTTTTCCTATAGCGGCAAATATGGGCATCTGATGCTACTCTCGGATGGGCGTTGGAGCTATGGTGTTGCTGCGGGCACTCACGATTGGTACCGAGGAAACGTGAAAACGAACGTGGGTTCAGCGATAGACCAACTCGGCCAAGGAGAAACGCTCACCGATACCATCACTGTACATTCAAAAGACGGCACCACGCACGATATAGTGATCACTATACACGGGGATAACGATGCTCCTTATGTTTCTTCTGAAGTGGCTCTTCATTCAGGTAAAGAAGACGTTAGCCAAACCTTCACTAAAGCTGAACTACTTACCAATGCTGTCGATGTAGACAACAACGACTCAGGGTTAATGACTGTCGCCAACCTGCTTGCCGATCATGGTTCTATCCGCGATAACCATGACGGTACATATACCTACACACCTGAACTGAACTATCACGGCAAAGTGCACTTTAGTTATGACATCAATGATGCGCACGGCGGGTCAACGCCAACAGGCGCGTCATTCGATCTTGCATCAGCCAATGATGCTAGTGTGCTGGCAGCGGGGCAGGAGTCAGGAACGGTTACGGAAGATCACCTTCGATCTGGCACCACAGGGCAGCTCTGGTCGGGCTGGACAAACTTGGATGTAACCGATGTTGACGGTGCTTCAGAGGCTGAGATCGCGTTTATCGAAGTCAATGGCGTCCAACATGCGGTACCGGCAGATTTTGCAATGAGTCTGACGGGAAATCATGGCTACTTTTCCACAACTCATAGTACCGACGGGCACAATAAATGGAGCTACACTGCCGATAACACGAGTTCAGAAATACAAGGACTGAAGACTGGACAGCAGCTTCAGGACACCATGGTTCTCATCACAAAAGATGGTACTCGAATTCCGGTAACAGCAACCATTCAAGGTCAAGACGATCATGTCATTATTGATACTCCAGATGCGTTAACAGCGGCTATAGGAACAGCGGTCGAAGATATCAAAACGACGGTTGTTGGTATGCTGCAAGCACACGATCTCGATAAGGGCGATGACGTCTCCTTTGAACTAGCAGGTTCTGCGTCATCTCAAGCAGGCAGTTACGGAACCTTTTATGTCGATCGTTCTGGACATTGGCACTATGATTTGGATGCTTCAAAAGTCGACTCACTAAGAAGTGGAGATGGCAAGGCAGAGGCGTTCAACATCGTTGCTATTTCTAGTGATGGTTCCCGCGCAACTCAGAAAGTGGAAATACTTGTTCAGGGCACGGATGATGCCGCAATCATTACTGGTCAAAGCACTGGCTCGGTGACAGAAGATGTTCATGTACAAGGTGATGCAAGACACACAGTCTTTACGGGGGGTGTTCTAAATGTAAAAGATCCGGACATCGGTCAACGTGGCTTCCATCATACCTTGAATGCTCATGCGATTAGCGATCCTTATGGTGGCAGCCTCTCAATAGACAAAGCAGGGGGGTGGATTTACAGCGTTCCGAATGGAAACTTACAGCATTTAGCGCAAGGTGAAACGGAGCACGTTCAATATCAGGTACAAACACTTGGCGGAGACACTCATGTAATTACCGTAGATATCGTGGGTACCAACGATAAACCGACTCTAACAGCACAAACACAAACGGTGAATGAAGATGGTTCGCTGCTTAATGGTCAGATGCAGGGAAGCGATACCGACCACGGCGCAACATTAACTTACTCAATAGCTCAATCAGTGGATGGGTTAATTTTCAATGCTGACGGCAGCTATACGTTTGACCCGACCAATGCGAGCTACGACCACCTAGCGAAAGGTCAAACACAGACTCTCACCATTCCAGTTACCGTCACGGATGAGCATGGGGCGGGCACGACGCAAAACCTTGAGATTGTGATAACAGGTTCGAATGATGCGGCTAAAGTATCAGGTGTGGACACGGGTGACGTGCGTGAAAACCAAGCTGGGCAGGATATGTCTCCTGATTATGCACAGCCCGGCATGTCGAAAATTAGTCATGATGCGCTGTATGCTAGCGGTCAACTGTCCATTGTCGACCCAGATACAGATGAAGCGAAATTTGATACCAAAGGTGGCATCTATTCCTATCACGGTCAATATGGTCACCTCTTACTTCGAGAAGATGGCCATTGGGACTACAAGGTAGCTGCTGGCCAGACTGATTGGCTAAGACAGGGTGCGAGCACCACTGTGGGGACAACCATAGATAAGTTAGGTGCAGGCGAAACTCTGACTGATACCATTACCATTCAAACCAAAGATGGTACCTCCCATGATATCGTCATAACTATTCATGGTGACAACGATGCACCATATGTCTCTGGCGAGGTGTTGCTCCATACGGGTAAAGAAGATCTCCCACAGATCATCACGTCAGCAGAACTACTTGCCAACAGTATCGATGTAGATCATAACGACCAAGGTCAACTTACCATTGCTAATCTAGTTGCCGATCATGGCTCTATTCTAGATAACCAAGATGGTACCTATACCTTCACACCAGACAGAGACTACAACGGACAGGTTCATTTTAACTACGATGTGGTGGATGCGCACGGAGGAACCACACACACTGGAGCGACTACTACTCTTGCCGCAGTGGACGACAAAACCACGATATCCAGTGTTGACCATGGCGTAGCGACGGAAGATGTCGCTACTCATATGTCGACCAATGTAAACATCATGGATGCCGTAGACTGGCAAGCGCTGCAAATCACTGACGTGGACAGCCCGAATACACAAGTGAAGGTTGAGTTTGCCGGACAACAATACACGTGGGACTTGGGCAGCGACCTAGACGTAACCACTCCGTATGGTAAGTTTCAATTTCATACTTTGGTGAGTGGGCCACATGCGGGTGAACATTCATGGAGTTATATCGGAGACAACTCTAATGTTCACGTTCAAGAGTTAAAACACGGTGAATCTCTTACGGAATCTATCAAGCTAATCGCTACTGACGGCACTGAATTTCCTATTACAGTTCAAGTCAGTGGAACCGAGGACGGGGTCGTTATTGATTCTAAATCCGAGCTTGGTCATGTTGTAGAGAATGCTCAAACAGGCGCCTCTGTTGCAGGAACTGTGACGGCTCATGATACTGACCTTCATGACTCTGTAAGCTGGACAGCAACACCTGCAGGTGGTGTTAGTGGTCAGTATGGTTCGTTCCATCTAAGTGCCGATGGCCAATGGCACTATGATGTCGACCAGAGCAAAGCGACAAAACTAGGCGATGGAGATGAATACTGGGAGCACTTTACTATCGAGGCAGTGTCTACAGATGGCAGTAAGGTTTCGCAAAGTGTATCGGTCGTTGTTCGTGGCAATAACGATGCACCAGTGGTGAGTGGTGAGGTGACTTTACCGTCTAGTAAGGAAGACTCGTCAATACACATTACGCAGGCACAACTTATCGCCAACGCCACAGATGTCGATTCAAACGACAGAGGTTGGTTGCACGTTCAAAACATAACAGCTGACCACGGTAGCATTACCTCTAATTCGGATGGTAGCTTTACTTTCGCACCAGACCCTAATTATAACGGGCTAGTCCATTTTACTTACGATATCGCTGATAAGCATGGCGGAATTACACACACAGGGGCAAATGCGACTTTGGTGGCCGTTAATGACAACGCAACATTTACCGGCGATTCAGCAAATCTTGTCGAAGACACCAACCTTCAACATAACTCCAGAATTGCCGGTTCAACTACTATTCAAGATGCACTATTGTGTCGTGGAAGCCTTGTGATCTCTGATGTCGACGGGCAAGGCGAAGCGGCACTAGACCTTAAAGGTCAGCAACAAATATCGCAAGACGGTACCTATGGTCACTTCTTGATTAAACCGGATGGAACATGGGTCTATACTGCCGACAACAGCGATTCAAACATTCAAGATTTAGATAACGGCCAGACTTTAACCGACAGTATCGAGATTACCTCGATAGACGGCACTAAACATTCGATTTCGGTGACGATCAGTGGCTCAACGGATAAACCAACGATACACAGTTTTACGGACTCAGGCGTTCAAAACACGGGGCCCATTGAGGGCAACCTCATTTCTGGTGTAGGCACCTCACAGGGTACGGCGGCAGCAGCGACAGACTCAGACTCTAATGCTCACCTTGTTCTTCAGGACATTCAGATAAAAGATCCTGTGTCAGGAAATTACGTGGCTGTCACTCCAGGTCACCCTCATGCTATAGCGGGAATTGGCACACTGGCTATTGAAGCCAACGGTCACTACATCTTTACTCCTGAAGCGGGCTTCACGGGGAAAGTACCCAGCATGGTGTATCGAGTTGGAGACGATGGCGGTACCCCAGTTAATGATTCCTCGCAAAATACGCTATCCATAGAGGTTAAGCCGCCAGTTCAACATGCACCAACGGTGACACCACAAACGGTCACAAGCGATGAAGACCAAAGTCATATTTTTACCGTTGCAGAATTTGGTTACCAAGATGCTGATCATGATGCGCTAAACCACATCACGATTACTCAGTTACCTTCCCACGGTCTGTTAACGCTGAATGGTGTGGTTGTCACTGCCAATCAACAAGTTTCTAAAGCGGACCTAGACGCGGGTCATTTAGCCTTTACGCCAATACACAATCAGAGCGGCGCTAATTATGCGCATTTTGAGTTCCGGGCCAATGACGGGCATCAGGATTCGACAAGCGTATCCATGAGCATCGATGTGAATGCGATCAATGATGCGCCTGTTCTTCACATAACACCGGTGACACCGATAACCGGGCAGTTGACCAATACAGATCCAGACATTGGGGATGTCCATCACTATTCTGTCGCTTCTTCGATTGGTCGTTTTGGTCAATTAACGTTAGATCCGGATACAGGTGACTATAAATACGTTCCAAGCGGCCAACTATTAGGGATGCAGTATCACTCAAGCGGTAACCAGTACACGGCTAAGGATACATTTGAAGTTACTGTTACTGATGGGGCTGGCGCAACTTCAACGCGTTATATGACCTTTGATTTAAATGGCAACATGACTGCGCCTACAATCCAAGGTCAGCGCCCAGGAATCAGTGTACATGTCACTGGTCTACCAACGGTCACCACGACTATGCCTAGTCATGGAAGCAGCGTCTCTCAACCTGCGAATCGTGTTTCTATAGATCTGGTTGCCGCAAGCGACTCTGGACAGTCACATACCGATAATGTGACTAACCAAACGACACCAACTATTGCCGGACATACGGATATCCCGTTTTCTGAAGTGAAGCTATATGATGGCGCTCATGCAGTGGGTAGTGGATATTCGGATGCACAGGGTAACTACCAAATATCCACAACTGCTCTGACAAACGGTGTTCACAATCTTTCAGCAAGAGCGCTGGCGCCCAATGATTTAGTGCCAGCCGTATCGACTCTGCTTCCTGTAAGGATAGATACTCAACCTCCGAGACCCGCGTTGACTGTCGAAACTATCGCAACGGATGATGTTATAAATGCGCACGAGTCTCAAGGAACTGTTACGATTACAGGGTCGGTCTCAGGTGATGCTCAGCAAGGCGATGTCGTCACCTTGAGAGTAGCTGGTCATTCCTATTCTGGTACCGTTGATGGTTCTCACCATTATCATGTTGACGTTCCTGGCTCCGAGTTAGCTCAGACAACAACTGTTCACGCGAGTATTACGAGCTCTGATCTTGCTGGCAACGTGGGAACGGCATCGGTCGATCATCATATTGATGTTGATACAACGGTAGCAAGCCCTTCTATCAGTTTCGAGAGTCCCGGCCCGGACAAGTTATACAGCAAAGCTGAAATAGCAAGAGGGGCGGCAGGGACCGTGACGGCAACCGTCCACGCGGCGGCCGATGCTAAGGTTGGCGAGCATTTGAACATCAATGGTGTGGACCATGTTTTGGATGCGAATGCCATTCAACATGGAATTCAATTAGAGGTTGCACCAAATACCGTTGTTAAAGCGGTGATGACCGATGAGCATGGAAATGTGAACTCTGCTCTTAATGTATCGGCGGGAGCAAAACCTGAACCTATCGTCGTGACGGCCCCAAGTGGCAGCCACCATATCAGTGCGAACCTCGGTGTTCCAACCCTGATGCCGTCACAAACGCCAGTACCAACCTCACAGCAAGGATGGAAAATATTGGTTGGCGGGCATTATCAAACGTCTTATACAAGCCAGTGGGGGACACTCAGTATTGATCCCCAAACAGGGCATTTGAGTTATCAAGAGCATGCTAATGTTCACACTGGCCCTCATGGTTCTGCACAGAATGTTGGGGTTCATGAAGACCATTTTCAGATTGCTCTACAAGGCTCCCATCATGATGATGTTGTATTGCACGTGCAAGTCAGCATTTTAAGTCACGGGCCAGGGCATAGTGGGAAGTTGACGTTGGGCAGTGAAGTTTTAGATATGACGGTCACACCTGTGCTTCCTCATACATCACCACCGCCTCCACCGCCACCACCGAAAGATGCTTATGATGAACCAGAGCCAGATCTCCTTAACGAGAACCCTCATGAGCTAACAATCATGGCGGAGCTTGGAATTGGTCATCACAAAGATGGCGATGATACTCCAATTGAGAAACATACAGCCGCAAGCACCTATATGGAGCAACTGGGGATCGGAAAACAGGATGCTCACACAGATAGTTCCAGCACAGACTTGCCTGATGATATCGATATTGTGTTCAACGATGCGGACCAACACGATACGAAGTTTGATCATCACGAAGATGCGAGTCATCATGGCGAGCATAGTGGTCTTGAGCATTTGCAGGATACAGGCAGCGAACACCATGATGTGGATGATCCAACGTTACCTGATGATCCGACCCGCTAA